One stretch of Pigmentiphaga aceris DNA includes these proteins:
- the msrA gene encoding peptide-methionine (S)-S-oxide reductase MsrA — MHQRAVLAGGCFWGMQDLIRKQPGIITTRVGYTGGDVPNATYRNHGTHAEGIEIIFDPAVTSYRNILEFFFQIHDPSTKDRQGNDRGLSYRSAIYYVDEEQKRVAEETIADVDASGLWDGKVVTEVEPVSDFWEAEPEHQDYLEKYPNGYTCHFPRPGWVLPKR; from the coding sequence ATGCATCAGCGCGCTGTTCTCGCAGGCGGATGTTTTTGGGGCATGCAGGATCTGATCCGCAAGCAACCCGGCATCATCACGACCCGTGTGGGTTACACGGGCGGCGATGTACCGAATGCCACCTATCGCAATCACGGCACGCATGCCGAGGGGATCGAGATCATCTTCGACCCGGCGGTGACGAGCTATCGGAACATCCTGGAGTTCTTCTTCCAGATCCACGATCCGTCGACCAAGGACCGCCAGGGTAATGATCGCGGGCTGTCTTACCGGTCGGCCATCTACTACGTCGACGAGGAGCAAAAGCGCGTCGCGGAAGAGACGATTGCCGATGTGGATGCGTCTGGGCTGTGGGATGGGAAGGTGGTTACTGAGGTTGAGCCGGTGAGCGATTTCTGGGAGGCTGAGCCCGAGCATCAGGATTATCTGGAGAAGTACCCGAACGGGTATACCTGCCACTTTCCCCGCCCCGGCTGGGTGTTGCCGAAGCGCTAG
- a CDS encoding NmrA/HSCARG family protein, translating into MTILVTGATGAVGRQVIDQLVKRNAQVRALVRNPAKADFPSSVEVVQGDLLDVDALRKAFAGVSTLFLLNGVVPDEFTQALIALNVARDAGIQRIVYLSVIHSDVYVNVPHFAGKFGVERMIEQIGMSATILRPAYFMQNDLTIKDVVHQYGVYPMTIGSKGLAMIDVRDIGEIAAIELVRREQAVAPLPLERINLVGPDSLTGAGVAAIWSEVLDRQISYGGDDTAGFEQNLKQFMPAWMAYDMRLMSERFLSEGMLPEAGDVDRLTRMLGRPLRSYRDLAAETLVSA; encoded by the coding sequence ATGACCATCCTCGTTACCGGCGCAACTGGCGCTGTCGGCCGCCAAGTAATCGATCAACTCGTCAAGCGCAATGCTCAGGTTCGTGCGCTGGTTCGCAATCCTGCCAAGGCTGATTTCCCTTCAAGCGTCGAGGTCGTGCAGGGCGACCTGCTGGACGTCGATGCACTGCGCAAGGCCTTCGCAGGGGTGTCCACGCTGTTCCTGCTGAATGGGGTAGTGCCTGACGAGTTCACGCAGGCGTTGATCGCGCTCAACGTGGCACGTGACGCGGGCATTCAGCGAATCGTCTATCTGTCGGTGATCCACAGCGACGTCTACGTGAACGTGCCGCACTTTGCGGGCAAGTTTGGCGTGGAACGCATGATCGAGCAGATCGGCATGAGCGCCACGATTCTGCGGCCGGCGTATTTCATGCAGAACGACCTGACGATCAAGGATGTGGTGCATCAGTACGGCGTGTATCCGATGACGATCGGCAGCAAGGGGTTGGCCATGATCGACGTGCGTGACATTGGCGAGATCGCGGCCATTGAGCTGGTTCGCCGTGAACAAGCGGTAGCGCCGTTGCCGCTTGAGCGGATCAACCTGGTTGGCCCGGACTCGTTGACGGGTGCAGGTGTTGCGGCGATCTGGTCGGAAGTGCTGGACCGTCAGATCTCATACGGTGGGGATGACACTGCCGGTTTCGAGCAGAACCTGAAGCAGTTCATGCCGGCGTGGATGGCCTACGACATGCGTTTGATGAGCGAGCGTTTCTTGAGCGAGGGCATGTTGCCCGAGGCTGGTGACGTGGACCGCCTGACCCGCATGTTGGGTCGTCCGCTGCGGTCTTATCGCGACTTGGCGGCCGAGACGCTGGTCTCCGCTTGA
- a CDS encoding DUF3253 domain-containing protein, with protein MPIDSARIEKAIFDLLDERAPDKTICPSEVARQLAPDDWRPLMPQVRAVAVALADKEALSIFQKGLVVPHDLPFRGPIRLGRRAGSAGSKHKDTK; from the coding sequence ATGCCGATTGATTCCGCCCGCATCGAGAAAGCGATCTTCGACCTGCTGGACGAGCGCGCCCCCGACAAAACCATCTGCCCCTCAGAAGTCGCTAGACAGCTGGCTCCGGATGATTGGCGTCCGTTGATGCCGCAGGTGCGAGCGGTGGCAGTCGCGCTGGCTGACAAGGAAGCGCTCAGTATTTTTCAGAAGGGGCTTGTCGTCCCTCACGATTTGCCGTTTCGCGGGCCGATCCGCCTGGGTCGCCGCGCAGGCTCGGCCGGCTCAAAGCACAAGGACACGAAGTAG
- a CDS encoding UDP-N-acetylglucosamine acyltransferase, whose product MNKVLVVVFFLLLGGCTPMPPLNFSVPNVGVSPKKIDAELRSMTVTLGRPDEAKGDLPMGIEATTAMWQTALQEAIDRMAIFKDDAARKVNIQVKVLALNIPVFGASFTTKTIARYEIIDRATGSIIYTQEIAADGVVPANHAFVGVVRARESINRSVQNNISQFLQALGSVDVNKPMFPAPTQQ is encoded by the coding sequence GTGAATAAAGTTCTTGTCGTTGTTTTTTTCCTGCTGCTTGGCGGTTGCACGCCCATGCCACCTTTGAATTTTTCGGTTCCCAATGTCGGCGTAAGTCCGAAAAAAATTGATGCTGAACTGAGGTCGATGACAGTGACACTTGGTCGCCCTGACGAGGCCAAGGGAGATCTTCCGATGGGGATCGAAGCTACGACGGCTATGTGGCAGACAGCACTGCAAGAAGCCATTGATCGCATGGCAATCTTCAAAGACGACGCAGCGCGCAAGGTCAATATTCAGGTAAAAGTACTGGCCTTGAATATTCCTGTATTTGGTGCATCGTTTACCACCAAAACCATTGCACGCTACGAAATCATTGACCGTGCTACCGGCAGCATTATCTACACGCAGGAAATTGCTGCCGATGGCGTAGTGCCGGCTAACCACGCTTTCGTGGGCGTTGTCCGAGCACGAGAATCAATTAATCGCTCGGTGCAAAATAATATCTCCCAGTTCTTGCAGGCCCTGGGATCTGTAGACGTGAACAAGCCCATGTTCCCTGCCCCAACGCAGCAATGA
- a CDS encoding helix-turn-helix transcriptional regulator: protein MSKISDKSGGEVSYLSDIGRAVRARRAELGLSQNQLAHLSGLSRQTLVGLENGRLSDLGVNRVAQLASVLGLEAAPLSTAGRLKKRGLWMAAKTASVSYASELSPETLCEILVAGDVPASFVPHLASLLDEAPVPVVVMAVEEAAALANTPPKAIWLNVAKLAKAVSVHRQVLWS, encoded by the coding sequence ATGTCCAAAATATCGGACAAATCTGGAGGCGAAGTGAGTTATCTCTCTGACATAGGCCGTGCTGTACGCGCCCGTCGGGCTGAACTCGGTTTGTCGCAGAACCAATTGGCGCATCTGAGCGGACTGTCTCGGCAGACCTTGGTCGGGCTTGAGAACGGACGGCTCAGCGATCTTGGTGTGAATCGAGTAGCCCAGCTCGCATCCGTGTTGGGACTTGAAGCGGCTCCGTTAAGCACGGCAGGGCGTCTTAAAAAACGCGGTCTTTGGATGGCTGCCAAGACAGCCAGCGTCAGTTATGCGAGCGAACTTTCACCAGAAACCTTGTGCGAAATCCTGGTTGCTGGCGATGTGCCTGCGTCCTTTGTTCCCCACTTGGCCTCTTTGCTTGACGAGGCTCCCGTGCCGGTAGTGGTCATGGCCGTGGAGGAGGCCGCTGCGCTTGCCAATACCCCGCCCAAAGCAATCTGGCTCAATGTCGCCAAGCTGGCGAAGGCCGTTTCGGTTCACCGGCAGGTACTGTGGTCATGA
- a CDS encoding nucleotidyl transferase AbiEii/AbiGii toxin family protein codes for MNRTLPEGPWKTLFPRALTLIEEIRRYGGVEDPFWTFGGGTVLMFRYQHRMSKDIDIFVPDPQYLGYVTPRLSDIAAEMTQDYTESGKSFVKLQFEEGEVDFVASPNLLADAWELWDIDGHAVKVETAAEIVAKKLYHRGNRATARDLFDIALVVEREPEQLRQAEPFLVKHRDAFLSQVRQPHPSLRAAFDAIAVLDYRPSYEHCVSVVDEFLTQW; via the coding sequence ATGAACAGGACATTGCCGGAAGGACCCTGGAAAACACTCTTCCCTCGAGCGCTGACCTTGATTGAAGAGATCCGCCGTTATGGCGGTGTCGAAGATCCGTTCTGGACTTTTGGCGGTGGCACAGTGCTGATGTTTCGGTATCAGCATCGCATGAGCAAAGATATCGATATCTTTGTACCGGATCCTCAGTACCTGGGGTATGTGACTCCACGCCTGAGTGATATCGCTGCGGAGATGACGCAGGACTACACAGAGTCAGGCAAGAGTTTCGTCAAATTGCAGTTCGAGGAAGGCGAAGTCGATTTTGTCGCGTCCCCGAATTTGCTTGCAGACGCGTGGGAGCTCTGGGATATCGACGGACATGCGGTCAAGGTCGAGACAGCTGCGGAAATTGTCGCCAAGAAGCTGTATCACCGCGGCAACCGTGCGACGGCGCGAGACCTGTTCGATATTGCGCTTGTTGTCGAACGCGAGCCTGAGCAACTGCGCCAAGCTGAGCCGTTTCTAGTGAAACACCGCGACGCTTTTCTAAGCCAGGTGCGTCAACCGCATCCCAGCTTGCGAGCGGCGTTCGACGCGATTGCTGTACTGGACTACCGACCCAGCTACGAGCACTGTGTGTCGGTAGTCGACGAGTTCTTGACGCAGTGGTGA
- a CDS encoding LysR family transcriptional regulator, with the protein MDLLALTDFNLVARHGGFGRAARATGRPKATLSRRVAELESGLGVRLFERGARVLKLTHEGRALHEKTSVLLTELEETATEISSGGQMPRGRLRISAPMLFSQVAMGKLAAGFALRYPEVRLEVTTEDRSVDLVEEAYDLVIRVNPAPDENLVGRIFLRDRQVVVASPGLVQASGGAVPAVMHGTGDTRTSWDVENPSGPSRIAVEPVLHLASLLMVRDAVRAGVGAARLPISLVSHDLAVGTLVHWGDVPGPEIALWALYPSRRLLSVRVSAFLEYLREAFPEGTAEELAAYVGA; encoded by the coding sequence ATGGACCTGCTTGCCTTGACCGACTTCAACCTCGTTGCCCGCCACGGAGGCTTCGGACGCGCTGCACGGGCGACTGGGCGGCCTAAGGCAACCTTGTCGCGTCGGGTAGCGGAGCTGGAAAGCGGCCTGGGGGTGCGCTTATTCGAGCGCGGCGCGCGCGTGCTGAAACTCACGCATGAGGGTCGGGCGCTTCACGAGAAGACCAGCGTGCTGCTAACCGAGCTGGAAGAAACAGCGACCGAGATTTCGTCCGGTGGACAAATGCCGCGTGGCCGCCTGCGGATCAGCGCACCCATGCTCTTCTCACAAGTCGCCATGGGCAAACTCGCGGCCGGCTTCGCGCTGCGGTATCCAGAAGTTCGGCTGGAGGTCACCACAGAAGACCGATCCGTTGACCTGGTGGAAGAGGCTTATGACCTGGTGATTCGGGTCAACCCAGCTCCAGACGAAAACCTGGTCGGTCGGATATTTCTGCGTGACCGGCAGGTGGTGGTTGCCAGTCCTGGGCTTGTGCAGGCTTCTGGTGGCGCAGTGCCTGCCGTCATGCACGGAACCGGCGATACGCGCACGTCGTGGGATGTCGAGAACCCAAGTGGACCGTCACGTATCGCGGTGGAACCTGTCTTGCACCTGGCATCACTGCTGATGGTCCGGGATGCTGTCCGGGCGGGCGTAGGGGCTGCGCGCTTGCCGATATCGTTGGTCAGTCATGACTTGGCGGTAGGCACCTTGGTGCACTGGGGCGATGTGCCCGGGCCGGAGATTGCGTTGTGGGCGCTGTATCCATCGCGACGGTTGTTGAGCGTGCGGGTGTCGGCGTTTTTGGAGTATTTGAGGGAGGCGTTTCCGGAGGGGACGGCGGAGGAATTGGCGGCGTATGTGGGGGCGTAG
- a CDS encoding tripartite tricarboxylate transporter substrate binding protein, translating into MSIKPFALTLVVAAACAAPLSHAADVYPSKPVRIVVPYAPGGPNDIVARLLAQKLGEMEKQPFIVENKAGGGSNIGADIVARSPADGYTLLIVATSHAINMTLFPKEQLKYDLLTDLTPVSMIMTGPLVLVTRPGYPANNLKELVAAAKAKPGELSFASSGNGSSTHLGGEMLNTAAGIKTIHVPYKGSGPGLTDVIGGQTTYMLDTMISATPFITSGRLKALAVTSKARSPVLPDVPTVAEQGYPNFEAVAFIGMMAPAATPRPIVDKINANLQTVLAMPDIKERLASQGFTAEWMKPAEFGSYLQKEVLNWGAIVKRSNVKID; encoded by the coding sequence ATGTCCATCAAGCCCTTCGCACTCACCCTGGTTGTTGCGGCCGCCTGTGCTGCGCCGCTGTCCCACGCGGCAGATGTTTACCCGTCCAAGCCCGTCAGAATCGTCGTGCCGTATGCGCCTGGCGGTCCTAACGACATCGTTGCGCGTCTGCTTGCACAAAAGCTCGGCGAGATGGAAAAGCAGCCGTTCATTGTTGAAAACAAGGCCGGTGGTGGCTCGAACATCGGCGCTGACATCGTCGCCAGGTCGCCGGCCGACGGCTATACCTTGTTGATCGTCGCCACCTCGCACGCGATCAACATGACGCTGTTTCCAAAGGAGCAGCTCAAGTACGACCTGTTGACGGACCTGACGCCCGTGTCGATGATCATGACCGGCCCGCTGGTGCTCGTGACGCGGCCCGGCTATCCGGCCAACAACCTGAAAGAGCTGGTTGCCGCCGCCAAAGCCAAACCGGGCGAGTTGTCATTCGCCTCGTCGGGCAACGGCTCGTCGACCCACCTGGGCGGCGAGATGCTCAACACCGCAGCTGGTATCAAGACCATCCACGTGCCGTACAAAGGCAGCGGCCCGGGCCTGACCGATGTGATAGGCGGCCAGACCACCTACATGCTCGACACCATGATCTCGGCGACGCCCTTCATCACCTCCGGCAGGCTCAAGGCGCTGGCGGTTACCAGCAAGGCGCGCTCGCCCGTGCTGCCCGATGTGCCAACGGTGGCTGAGCAGGGCTATCCCAACTTCGAAGCGGTCGCCTTCATCGGGATGATGGCACCGGCCGCCACGCCCAGGCCGATCGTGGACAAGATCAATGCCAACTTGCAGACCGTGCTGGCCATGCCCGACATCAAGGAGAGGCTCGCGTCACAAGGCTTTACCGCCGAATGGATGAAGCCGGCCGAGTTCGGCAGCTACCTGCAAAAGGAAGTCCTCAATTGGGGTGCGATTGTGAAGCGCAGCAACGTCAAGATCGATTGA
- a CDS encoding MaoC family dehydratase, whose translation MTAPQSSYPLLGHGFFWQDLKVGQKLQTFNRTVTETDLVNFISCTGMLEVIFIDAEGAASAIGGRPVPAALTYSLIEGFILQTMIQGTGMAMLECTQKVLGPVRVNDTIHAVVEVAGVKPTSKGNRAIVDSNVDVFNQRGEPVLRYTARRMLAGRPDASRTDSKDSGQ comes from the coding sequence TCCTACCCATTGCTGGGCCACGGCTTCTTCTGGCAAGACCTGAAAGTTGGCCAGAAATTACAGACCTTCAACCGCACCGTGACCGAGACCGATCTGGTCAATTTCATTTCGTGCACCGGCATGCTGGAAGTCATCTTCATTGACGCGGAAGGCGCGGCGAGCGCGATTGGCGGACGCCCGGTGCCTGCAGCGCTGACCTACTCGCTGATCGAAGGTTTTATTTTGCAGACCATGATCCAGGGCACAGGCATGGCGATGCTTGAGTGCACACAGAAGGTGCTGGGCCCGGTGCGGGTGAATGACACGATTCATGCGGTGGTCGAGGTCGCTGGTGTTAAGCCGACCTCAAAAGGCAACCGGGCCATCGTCGACTCCAACGTTGACGTATTCAACCAGCGCGGCGAGCCCGTGTTGCGCTACACGGCCCGCCGCATGCTCGCAGGCCGCCCCGACGCGTCTCGGACAGACAGCAAGGACTCTGGACAATGA
- the msrB gene encoding peptide-methionine (R)-S-oxide reductase MsrB yields the protein MKFEKSQAALDRLTPEQRWVTQESGTERPFTGEYNDNKAPGIYVDIVSGEPLFASSDKFDSGCGWPSFTKPIVPANVNELQDGTHGMIRTEVRSAHGDSHLGHVFPDGPADRGGLRYCINSASLRFIPREQMESQGYGEYIDQVEEI from the coding sequence ATGAAATTTGAAAAGTCGCAGGCAGCACTTGATCGCCTCACTCCCGAGCAACGCTGGGTAACCCAGGAGTCGGGTACAGAGCGGCCTTTCACCGGGGAGTACAACGACAACAAAGCGCCGGGCATCTACGTCGATATCGTATCGGGAGAGCCGCTGTTCGCCTCGTCGGACAAGTTCGACTCCGGTTGTGGCTGGCCCAGCTTCACCAAGCCGATCGTGCCGGCAAACGTGAACGAGCTGCAAGACGGTACGCACGGCATGATCCGCACAGAGGTCCGGTCTGCACACGGCGACAGCCATCTTGGCCACGTATTTCCTGACGGGCCTGCCGACCGCGGCGGTTTGCGTTACTGCATCAATTCAGCATCCCTTCGCTTCATCCCGCGCGAGCAGATGGAAAGCCAGGGGTATGGCGAATATATCGACCAGGTAGAGGAGATCTGA
- a CDS encoding cryptochrome/photolyase family protein, with protein sequence MTASTLRLVLGDQLNPNHSWFAQVDPHVVYVLMEVRQETDYVLHHAQKILAIFAAMRDFARHLRAAGHRVRYVALDHPSNRQSIPDNLAALATHYGAGQVQWQHPDEWRLDAQLKDWGKTQTHAQTLSCEAVDSEHFLTERSELEAFMQGRKQWLMEHFYQHMRRRWQVLLTAKGAPEGGQWNFDKDNRKRWPGTPAEPVDWRPQHDHSALWDMVQRAGVASFGDPQAAALRWPLNRSEALACLDAFITTALPNFGDFEDALASSAPRLFHSLLSFALNVKMLHPLEVIQRAEQAWRAGQAPLAAVEGFVRQILGWREYVRGIYWAHMPGYDTQNALAHHLPLPHWFWSGDTRMRCLHLAITQSLQTAHAHHIQRLMVIGNFALLAGLSPQELHHWYLGIYIDAFEWVELPNTLGMSQRADGGVIATKPYVSSAAYLQRMGDYCKGCAYDPGEKIGERACPFNALYWDFFERHASVFEGNSRLVFVYRQLEKMPEAQREGLRARAAELRGRLEVL encoded by the coding sequence GTGACTGCATCTACCCTGCGCCTGGTGTTGGGAGACCAGTTGAACCCCAACCACAGCTGGTTTGCCCAGGTAGACCCACACGTGGTCTACGTGCTGATGGAAGTGCGCCAGGAAACCGACTACGTCCTGCACCACGCCCAGAAGATCCTGGCGATTTTCGCCGCCATGCGCGACTTCGCCCGCCACCTGCGCGCAGCAGGACATCGCGTGCGTTACGTGGCGCTGGACCACCCAAGCAACCGCCAATCCATCCCCGACAACCTGGCCGCGCTGGCCACGCACTACGGTGCCGGGCAAGTGCAATGGCAGCATCCCGATGAGTGGCGGCTGGACGCGCAACTGAAAGACTGGGGCAAGACTCAGACTCATGCGCAGACCCTGAGCTGTGAAGCCGTGGACAGCGAACATTTCCTGACCGAACGCAGCGAACTTGAAGCCTTCATGCAGGGGCGCAAACAGTGGCTGATGGAACACTTCTATCAGCACATGCGACGCCGCTGGCAAGTGCTGCTGACGGCAAAAGGTGCACCGGAAGGCGGGCAATGGAACTTCGACAAAGACAACCGCAAACGCTGGCCCGGCACACCCGCCGAGCCCGTGGATTGGCGGCCCCAGCACGACCACAGCGCGTTGTGGGACATGGTGCAGCGTGCGGGCGTAGCGAGTTTTGGCGACCCGCAAGCGGCAGCCTTGCGCTGGCCCTTAAATCGCAGCGAAGCACTGGCCTGCCTGGATGCTTTCATCACCACGGCACTACCGAATTTTGGCGATTTTGAAGATGCCTTGGCCAGCAGTGCGCCACGTCTGTTCCATTCGCTGCTGTCGTTCGCGCTGAACGTAAAGATGCTGCACCCGCTGGAAGTCATCCAGCGTGCCGAACAAGCCTGGCGTGCAGGCCAAGCGCCGCTGGCAGCGGTTGAGGGTTTCGTGCGCCAGATTCTGGGCTGGCGCGAGTACGTGCGCGGCATTTACTGGGCGCACATGCCCGGCTACGACACGCAAAATGCGCTGGCCCACCACCTGCCGCTGCCGCACTGGTTCTGGAGCGGCGACACCCGCATGCGTTGCCTGCACCTGGCCATCACCCAGTCCTTGCAGACCGCCCATGCGCACCACATTCAGCGGCTGATGGTGATCGGGAATTTTGCGTTGCTGGCCGGCTTGTCACCCCAGGAGCTGCACCATTGGTACCTGGGCATCTACATCGATGCCTTCGAGTGGGTGGAACTGCCCAACACATTGGGCATGAGTCAGCGCGCCGATGGCGGCGTGATCGCGACCAAACCGTATGTCAGCAGCGCTGCGTACTTGCAACGCATGGGCGACTACTGCAAAGGCTGCGCCTACGATCCAGGCGAGAAAATCGGCGAGCGTGCTTGTCCGTTCAATGCACTGTATTGGGACTTTTTCGAACGGCACGCGTCGGTGTTCGAGGGGAATTCACGGCTGGTGTTTGTGTATCGGCAGTTGGAGAAGATGCCGGAGGCGCAGCGAGAAGGATTGCGTGCGCGAGCTGCGGAACTGCGCGGGCGATTGGAGGTTTTGTAG
- a CDS encoding class II aldolase/adducin family protein produces the protein MNTTVQSRAASVRDRVSDAEWKVRTDLAACYRLVAKYGMSDLIYNHITAKVPGDAAHFLINPFGLLYTEITASCFYTLDLDGNIVDKPEGEFGEFPVNRAGFMIHSAVHGARSDLTCVMHTHTRAGMAVSAMKDGLLPITQTAMRFYGRVGFHDYEQPTVDMGERDRIARDLGPHSTLILRNHGLVACGPSVQDAWNLMYWLETACKVQVDVLSSGAEISMPSHELAATMATRYGPDGKINFAPMEWPALLRQLDREEPSYKT, from the coding sequence ATGAACACCACCGTGCAATCTCGCGCCGCTTCTGTCCGCGATCGCGTGAGCGACGCCGAATGGAAAGTCCGCACCGACCTGGCCGCCTGCTATCGGCTGGTGGCGAAGTACGGCATGAGCGATCTCATCTACAACCACATCACGGCCAAGGTGCCGGGCGATGCCGCACATTTTTTGATCAACCCCTTCGGCTTGCTGTACACCGAAATCACGGCCTCGTGCTTTTATACGCTCGACCTCGACGGCAACATTGTCGACAAGCCCGAGGGCGAGTTCGGCGAGTTTCCGGTGAACCGCGCCGGCTTCATGATTCACAGCGCCGTGCACGGGGCGCGCAGCGATTTGACGTGTGTGATGCATACTCACACGCGCGCCGGCATGGCGGTGTCGGCGATGAAAGACGGCCTGCTGCCGATTACGCAGACCGCAATGCGCTTTTACGGAAGAGTTGGCTTCCACGACTACGAGCAGCCGACAGTCGACATGGGCGAGCGCGACCGCATTGCGCGTGATCTCGGCCCACACAGCACGCTCATCCTGCGCAACCACGGCCTGGTGGCGTGTGGCCCGTCGGTGCAGGACGCATGGAACCTCATGTACTGGCTTGAGACCGCCTGCAAGGTGCAGGTCGACGTGCTGTCCAGCGGTGCCGAGATCAGCATGCCCAGCCACGAGCTTGCGGCCACGATGGCCACGCGTTATGGCCCCGACGGAAAGATCAATTTCGCGCCGATGGAGTGGCCGGCCTTGCTGCGGCAGCTCGATCGCGAAGAACCGTCGTACAAGACTTGA
- a CDS encoding oxidoreductase codes for MSFEYPRIALIGPGAIGTTIAAALHEVGRTPTICGRTAYEQLSLRFDGGSIVVPGPVQTDPAQIKHSFDLVFVAVKTTQIAATAPWLSALCDAKTVVCVLQNGVEQNELFAPYLSSEQVLPSVVWFPAQREPDASVWLRRAARLTLPDTPAAQTVVTALQGTRCAVDTTADFTSVAWRKLLVNAVAGLMVLTGRRAGMFSRPDIADLGLAYLQECLAVARAEGATLGDEVPQEILDGFQKAPADMGTSILADRQAGQPLEWDIRNGVVQRRGRVHGIATPISDFVVPLLAAGSEGPG; via the coding sequence ATGAGCTTTGAATACCCACGCATCGCCCTTATCGGACCGGGCGCAATCGGCACCACCATCGCAGCCGCCCTGCATGAAGTCGGGCGGACGCCGACGATTTGCGGGCGCACAGCCTACGAACAACTGTCGCTGCGCTTCGATGGCGGCAGCATCGTTGTGCCCGGGCCGGTGCAGACGGATCCTGCCCAGATCAAGCACAGCTTCGACCTGGTCTTCGTCGCGGTGAAGACCACGCAGATAGCCGCAACAGCCCCATGGTTGTCTGCACTATGCGATGCGAAAACAGTTGTCTGCGTGCTGCAGAACGGTGTCGAGCAGAACGAGCTATTCGCGCCCTACCTGTCCAGCGAACAAGTGCTGCCCTCGGTGGTGTGGTTCCCCGCGCAGCGCGAGCCGGATGCATCGGTCTGGCTGCGTCGGGCAGCGCGGCTGACCTTGCCGGATACGCCAGCTGCGCAGACGGTGGTTACGGCTTTGCAGGGCACACGATGTGCGGTCGATACGACGGCGGACTTCACCTCTGTGGCGTGGCGGAAACTGCTGGTCAACGCGGTGGCGGGCCTGATGGTGCTGACGGGGCGTCGCGCCGGGATGTTTTCACGCCCTGACATTGCTGACCTGGGCCTGGCGTATCTGCAGGAATGCTTGGCCGTTGCCCGTGCAGAAGGCGCGACCTTGGGTGATGAGGTGCCGCAGGAAATCCTCGATGGTTTTCAGAAGGCACCGGCGGATATGGGGACCTCGATTCTTGCGGATCGGCAGGCTGGCCAACCGCTGGAATGGGATATTCGGAACGGGGTTGTGCAGCGACGCGGACGGGTGCATGGGATTGCCACGCCGATCAGTGATTTCGTGGTGCCGTTGCTAGCGGCTGGGAGCGAGGGGCCGGGCTGA
- a CDS encoding AtaL-like protein produces MIYSTATVPVNPAGETPLTRAQAWQGLVLKARDARLFLPPGLCTHCEVVEESATHIVREATIAGDALREIISFAPERKVTFFQVSGPREGAIINELFEDETGALQLRFYCYLGLRGKAPNGPEEQAEQAWMDSDKGYRSALLATLKRTRELVAGGAEAALQ; encoded by the coding sequence ATGATCTATTCGACTGCCACGGTGCCGGTGAACCCGGCAGGTGAGACCCCACTGACCCGCGCCCAAGCCTGGCAAGGCTTGGTGCTGAAGGCGCGCGACGCTCGCCTGTTCCTGCCGCCTGGCCTGTGCACCCATTGCGAGGTCGTGGAAGAAAGCGCCACGCACATCGTGCGCGAGGCGACGATTGCCGGGGATGCGCTGCGCGAGATCATCAGCTTCGCGCCCGAGCGCAAGGTGACGTTTTTCCAGGTCTCCGGCCCACGCGAGGGTGCGATCATCAACGAGCTGTTCGAAGACGAAACCGGCGCGTTGCAGCTTCGCTTCTATTGTTATCTGGGCCTGCGCGGAAAAGCGCCGAATGGGCCGGAAGAGCAGGCCGAGCAAGCCTGGATGGATAGCGACAAGGGGTATCGCAGCGCTTTGCTGGCGACGCTGAAGCGCACTCGGGAGCTGGTGGCGGGCGGCGCAGAAGCCGCTTTGCAATAG